In Heptranchias perlo isolate sHepPer1 chromosome 21, sHepPer1.hap1, whole genome shotgun sequence, the following proteins share a genomic window:
- the LOC137340153 gene encoding interferon-induced protein with tetratricopeptide repeats 5-like isoform X2 encodes MSNKEKDSLKAKLDQLQCHFTWGPQIDSIDLDDMKHRVQDSIQAGVKYQAMSYNQLAFVNCLQGNCDEAIQNLKEAEKILRENHEHEFEKRIIITYGNYAWVYYHMGQLTEVQSYLDKLEMICKRFTNGSRYTAMIPEVYGEKGWSLLKSCRKYYEEAKECFEKALEEDPDDTEWNVGYAIALFRMEGFSCTSESGEHSQSMKQLRRVLELDPDDSVAMVLLALKLQEFNQKEEAFKLVERALQMSPDLPYVTRYAAKLLRREGAVEKSLELLKKALEITPNSTFLHHQIGLCYRSKLFQLNKNPGSKDPRNPAFQQRAELVKQCKFYFQKSFELKPSFIIAQLDFAVICSINGEYWKAEEICSDLLKLEDIRPDNKQAVCCQAGLFQLRHKRPESNAITHFLEGLKIQRGTKEWEMCRTNLRKIAAKQIDRNPRDSKAFGILGLLHQLDGEKHEAIEWFEKALEFDGDNEEYLSALCELRLSI; translated from the exons ATGAG CAACAAAGAGAAGGATTCTTTAAAAGCAAAACTTGATCAGCTTCAATGTCACTTCACGTGGGGCCCACAGATAGACAGTATTGACTTGGACGAcatgaagcatagagtacaagattCAATACAGGCTGGTGTGAAATATCAAGCCATGTCTTACAACCAACTCGCTTTTGTAAACTGTCTGCAAGGAAACTGTGACGAGGCAATTCAAAACTTAAAGGAAGCtgaaaagattctgagggagaaTCATGAACATGAATTTGAAAAAAGAATCATCATCACCTATGGAAACTATGCCTGGGTATATTATCACATGGGCCAACTGACAGAGGTCCAGTCCTACCTCGACAAGCTGGAGATGATCTGTAAACGATTTACTAATGGCTCTCGGTATACAGCAATGATACCTGAAGTATACGGGGAGAAGGGTTGGTCACTGTTGAAATCTTGCAGGAAATATTATGAAGAGGCAAAGGAATGTTTTGAGAAGGCTCTGGAGGAAGATCCTGATGAcacagaatggaatgttggctatgCGATTGCTCTGTTtcgtatggaagggttttcttgtacctcagagagtggtgaacacaGTCAATCAATGAAACAGTTGCGACGTGTGCTGGAGCTTGATCCAGATGACTCTGTCGCCATGGTGCTGTTGGCTCTAAAACTACAAGAGTTCAACCAAAAGGAGGAAGCATTCAAATTAGTTGAACGAGCATTGCAGatgtcccctgatcttccatATGTAACTCGATATGCAGCAAAACTTTTGAGAAGAGAAGGAGCTGTGGAAAAATCTTTGGAGCTGTTGAAAAAAGCATTAGAAATTACCCCAAACTCTACCTTCTTACACCACCAAATAGGTCTGTGTTACAGAAGCAAACTATTTCAACTGAACAAAAATCCAGGCAGCAAAGACCCTCGCAATCCTGCTTTTCAACAGAGAGCCGAGTTGGTCAAACAATGCAAGTTctattttcaaaagtcatttgagcTCAAGCCATCATTTATTATTGCACAACTGGATTTTGCAGTAATCTGTTCAATTAATGGAGAATATTGGAAAGCAGAAGAGATCTGCAGCGATCTCCTGAAATTAGAGGATATTCGCCCTGATAATAAGCAGGCAGTATGTTGCCAGGCTGGATTATTTCAACTGCGACACAAAAGGCCTGAATCAAATGCCATCACCCATTTTCTGGAAGGACTTAAAATCCAACGTGGCACAAAAGAATGGGAAATGTGTCGCACAAACTTGAGAAAGATTGCAGCAAAACAAATTGACAGGAATCCAAGAGACAGCAAGGCCTTTGGTATTCTTGGGTTACTGCACCAGCTGGATGGGGAGAAGCATGAAGCTATTGAATGGTTTGAAAAGGCCTTGGAGTTTGATGGTGATAATGAAGAATATCTAAGTGCTCTTTGTGAATTACGCCTTTCTATCTAG
- the LOC137340153 gene encoding interferon-induced protein with tetratricopeptide repeats 5-like isoform X1 has protein sequence MSKNFLQLNIGKNEAICLSTPSLALATVSTGFYSNKEKDSLKAKLDQLQCHFTWGPQIDSIDLDDMKHRVQDSIQAGVKYQAMSYNQLAFVNCLQGNCDEAIQNLKEAEKILRENHEHEFEKRIIITYGNYAWVYYHMGQLTEVQSYLDKLEMICKRFTNGSRYTAMIPEVYGEKGWSLLKSCRKYYEEAKECFEKALEEDPDDTEWNVGYAIALFRMEGFSCTSESGEHSQSMKQLRRVLELDPDDSVAMVLLALKLQEFNQKEEAFKLVERALQMSPDLPYVTRYAAKLLRREGAVEKSLELLKKALEITPNSTFLHHQIGLCYRSKLFQLNKNPGSKDPRNPAFQQRAELVKQCKFYFQKSFELKPSFIIAQLDFAVICSINGEYWKAEEICSDLLKLEDIRPDNKQAVCCQAGLFQLRHKRPESNAITHFLEGLKIQRGTKEWEMCRTNLRKIAAKQIDRNPRDSKAFGILGLLHQLDGEKHEAIEWFEKALEFDGDNEEYLSALCELRLSI, from the exons atgagcaaaaatttcctccaactaaatattggaaagaatgAAGCCATTTGTCTTtcgactccatccctcgccctggccactgtttctacaggtttctacag CAACAAAGAGAAGGATTCTTTAAAAGCAAAACTTGATCAGCTTCAATGTCACTTCACGTGGGGCCCACAGATAGACAGTATTGACTTGGACGAcatgaagcatagagtacaagattCAATACAGGCTGGTGTGAAATATCAAGCCATGTCTTACAACCAACTCGCTTTTGTAAACTGTCTGCAAGGAAACTGTGACGAGGCAATTCAAAACTTAAAGGAAGCtgaaaagattctgagggagaaTCATGAACATGAATTTGAAAAAAGAATCATCATCACCTATGGAAACTATGCCTGGGTATATTATCACATGGGCCAACTGACAGAGGTCCAGTCCTACCTCGACAAGCTGGAGATGATCTGTAAACGATTTACTAATGGCTCTCGGTATACAGCAATGATACCTGAAGTATACGGGGAGAAGGGTTGGTCACTGTTGAAATCTTGCAGGAAATATTATGAAGAGGCAAAGGAATGTTTTGAGAAGGCTCTGGAGGAAGATCCTGATGAcacagaatggaatgttggctatgCGATTGCTCTGTTtcgtatggaagggttttcttgtacctcagagagtggtgaacacaGTCAATCAATGAAACAGTTGCGACGTGTGCTGGAGCTTGATCCAGATGACTCTGTCGCCATGGTGCTGTTGGCTCTAAAACTACAAGAGTTCAACCAAAAGGAGGAAGCATTCAAATTAGTTGAACGAGCATTGCAGatgtcccctgatcttccatATGTAACTCGATATGCAGCAAAACTTTTGAGAAGAGAAGGAGCTGTGGAAAAATCTTTGGAGCTGTTGAAAAAAGCATTAGAAATTACCCCAAACTCTACCTTCTTACACCACCAAATAGGTCTGTGTTACAGAAGCAAACTATTTCAACTGAACAAAAATCCAGGCAGCAAAGACCCTCGCAATCCTGCTTTTCAACAGAGAGCCGAGTTGGTCAAACAATGCAAGTTctattttcaaaagtcatttgagcTCAAGCCATCATTTATTATTGCACAACTGGATTTTGCAGTAATCTGTTCAATTAATGGAGAATATTGGAAAGCAGAAGAGATCTGCAGCGATCTCCTGAAATTAGAGGATATTCGCCCTGATAATAAGCAGGCAGTATGTTGCCAGGCTGGATTATTTCAACTGCGACACAAAAGGCCTGAATCAAATGCCATCACCCATTTTCTGGAAGGACTTAAAATCCAACGTGGCACAAAAGAATGGGAAATGTGTCGCACAAACTTGAGAAAGATTGCAGCAAAACAAATTGACAGGAATCCAAGAGACAGCAAGGCCTTTGGTATTCTTGGGTTACTGCACCAGCTGGATGGGGAGAAGCATGAAGCTATTGAATGGTTTGAAAAGGCCTTGGAGTTTGATGGTGATAATGAAGAATATCTAAGTGCTCTTTGTGAATTACGCCTTTCTATCTAG